TTCTCAGATggtatggtgggccaaatcaaaaggttacaaCATGCCAACTTTGACCCATTTGTATCTCTGGTCAAGAGACCAACACATTTAAAAGGACtgctaaaacacacaacaaaatcgTTTTGAGCATGCAGTGCTTTATTCCCAATATGATGAAATTAAAAGCATGCAGCAGATCAAGACAGAAcaaataatggtttaaaaatgttctttattgTGAGACTGACAGCTGATTAATATGCTAAGCGCTTTTAACAGGGGTAGCTACTGTTCTGCCATTTGTAGTAACAAGCGCCATAAGACTACCTGAAGGAGGTCTGCTTTCTCCAATAGTCCACTTAAAGAACAGCCTAGAAAAATGGAAGGCAGCCATCATAGCTTTGTCCACACAGGCAAATACCAGATGCTCTAATACACATACTTACTGTGTTACATGGTTAAGTGGGGTCCAGGAACTGACATCAGCATTAGGCATGATTCTTCTATTTGTGGGTGTATCCAAAGTTACTCTAAAAAAAGGTAGTAAATACTAGTCAAACAAcgatttataataaaaaaaaaaaaaaaaagacaaatgagTTTAATTTCTTACGGAAGGATCGCTAGAGCAACAGATCTCGGAGGAAGACCACTGTTAGGCCCACTGAGACTCTGGGTCAGCTGATGTACAGATGCCTTTGCCATACCAAAACTAACAGATTCTAGAACAGGAGAGAGCAAAACCAAGTAACATcccaaatgggaaaaaaaaaaaaaaaaaaaaaaaaaaaaaaaaaaaaaaaaaaaaaccacacacacacacacacacacacctgctgttgGCCCCAGCGCTACTTTGGCTCCTGACAGTGTGAGCAGCCCTCCCTCTCTCAAGTATTTGGTTGCTAGGTGACTACAAATAGTGGAGGTCCAAACATTCTCCTTCCACATCAGATCAGCATACTTATAAAGAGCTGAGGCAAATATTttcagagttaaaaaaaaataaataaattaaaaaaaataaaactccaGGTCTGAGATTACATTTGGCCAGTACTAACATTTAGCTTTAACGTTGCCTGCTGCTTGACCTCCAGCCACACAGTAGATGGCATCAACTTTCTCATCACCCAACAGCTTACCAACACCCAGTGTTACCTGTGAGGGGGCagagggagaaagaaaaaaaaaaaatctctgaaaGGGGCTTTATATTTAACTTGGTTTACTATAGCCCTTTCTTTGCTTCTCCATGGTGGCTGTATATGCAGCATTTCACAAACAcagttcctggaggcacaccaacagtacatattttggaagtCTTATCTAATCCATTCATTTTAGGTTTTGGGATCTCTTCTAAAATTTCTCCAAGTTGATTCAGGTGCGTTttattaggaagaggttgaaaacgtCTACTGGTGTGCCTTCtggaatagggttgggaaacacttgcATAACGAATGCTTCAAAATTCCATTTAATAGATGCATGATTTCCTTAACTGCTTTGACGTTATGGGAAAAATGGTTCACAACAATTTTAGAAGTCCAAACCCCCGTTTTGCcaaacttatttttaatattttttaaataaattggtctatCACGTCATAATTTAAT
This genomic stretch from Danio aesculapii chromosome 1, fDanAes4.1, whole genome shotgun sequence harbors:
- the LOC130246953 gene encoding dihydropteridine reductase-like, with translation MISFGILLTLIVLNSSLAFSEVKKVIVYGGNGALGSESVRYFRAKNWWVASIAYRANKEASANVKVKLTESFTDQAKQVTLGVGKLLGDEKVDAIYCVAGGQAAGNVKAKSLYKYADLMWKENVWTSTICSHLATKYLREGGLLTLSGAKVALGPTAESVSFGMAKASVHQLTQSLSGPNSGLPPRSVALAILPVTLDTPTNRRIMPNADVSSWTPLNHVTQLFFKWTIGESRPPSGSLMALVTTNGRTVATPVKSA